A region of the Curvibacter sp. AEP1-3 genome:
CCAAGTGCGCACCCCGAATGGCCAGGGCACCCTGCCATTGGCAGCCCGTGCCTCGCGCATTGTGGCGGGCCACCCGGAAGGTTTTCATGAGGCGTTTGCCAATCTGTATACCAATGCGGCTGACACGATTGCCGCGCAGCGCAGCGGTCACACGCCTGACCCGCTGAACCAATTTTTCCCGAATGCGACCGACGGCTTGCAAGGCATCCGCTTTGTTGCCGCCGCCAACGAGTCCAGCCGCCACAACGGCGCCTGGACCGCCGTTTAACCCACTTCATCAAACCATGACCACCCAACACAACAACCTGATCAACGGCGAATGGCTCGCCGGCACCGGCTACGCGCCCAACCTGAATCCGTCCAACCTCGCAGACGTGATCGGCGAATACGCCCAAGCCGATGTGAGCCAACTCAACGCTGCGGTAGCCGCTGCCCAAAAGGCCTTCCCGGCTTGGTCTACAGGTGGCATCCAGGCCCGCGCCGACGCGCTCGACAAAATCGGCAATGAAATCCTGGCTCGCAAAGAAGAGCTGGGCACCCTGCTCTCCCGCGAAGAGGGAAAGACACGCGCCGAAGGCATTGGCGAAGCTGCCCGTGCCGGCAACATCTTCAAGTTCTTTGCCGGTGAATGCCTGCGCCTGGCCGGTGAAACATTGCCCTCCGTGCGTCCGGGCATCGGGGTGGAAGTCACCCGCGAGCCTTTGGGCGTGATCGGCCTCATCACCCCCTGGAACTTCCCCATCGCCATCCCCGCCTGGAAGATTGCACCTGCACTGGCCTATGGCAACTGCGTGGTGTTGAAGCCCGCAGACCTGGTGCCAGGCTGTGCTTGGGCGCTGGCAGACATCATCCACCGCAGCGGCATTCCTGCAGGTGTGTTCAACCTCGTCATGGGTTCGGGCCGTGTCATTGGCGACGCCTTGGTCAATCACCCCGGCATCACCGCCGTGAGCTTCACCGGCTCCGTGGGTGTGGGCCAGCGCATTGCCGCCGCCTGTGCTGGTCATATGAAAAAGGTCCAGCTCGAAATGGGCGGCAAGAACCCCCAAGTCGTGCTGGACGATGCTGACCTGAATGTGGCTGTTGAGCTCAGCGTGCAAAGTGCCTTCTACTCCACCGGCCAGCGCTGCACCGCGTCCAGCCGCCTGATCGTGACTGACAAGATTTATCCCGCTTTTATCGAAGCCATGCAAAAACGCATGGCCGCCATCAAGGTGGGTGACGCCTTGGCCGCTGGCATCGACATCGGTCCGGTGTCGTCCCAAGCGCAGCTGGAGCAGGACTTGTCGTATGTGGAAATCGGCAAGCTTGAGGGCGCCACGCTGCTCACCGGTGGCGAACGCCTCACGCGCGACACCGAGGGCTTTTACATGGCCCCGGCCCTGCTGGTGGACAGCACCCCGTCCATGCGTATCAACCGCGAAGAAATCTTCGGTCCGGTGGCCAGCGTGATCCGTGTGAAGGACTACGACGAAGCCTTGGCCGTCGCCAATGACACGCCCTTCGGCTTGTCTGCCGGCATTGCCACTACCAGCCTGAAGTACGCCACCCATTTCAAGCGCCACAGCCAGGCCGGCATGGTGATGGTGAACCTGCCCACCG
Encoded here:
- a CDS encoding aldehyde dehydrogenase family protein gives rise to the protein MTTQHNNLINGEWLAGTGYAPNLNPSNLADVIGEYAQADVSQLNAAVAAAQKAFPAWSTGGIQARADALDKIGNEILARKEELGTLLSREEGKTRAEGIGEAARAGNIFKFFAGECLRLAGETLPSVRPGIGVEVTREPLGVIGLITPWNFPIAIPAWKIAPALAYGNCVVLKPADLVPGCAWALADIIHRSGIPAGVFNLVMGSGRVIGDALVNHPGITAVSFTGSVGVGQRIAAACAGHMKKVQLEMGGKNPQVVLDDADLNVAVELSVQSAFYSTGQRCTASSRLIVTDKIYPAFIEAMQKRMAAIKVGDALAAGIDIGPVSSQAQLEQDLSYVEIGKLEGATLLTGGERLTRDTEGFYMAPALLVDSTPSMRINREEIFGPVASVIRVKDYDEALAVANDTPFGLSAGIATTSLKYATHFKRHSQAGMVMVNLPTAGVDYHVPFGGRKGSSYGSREQGKYAAEFFTTVKTAYTLA